In Palleronia sp. LCG004, a single window of DNA contains:
- a CDS encoding arsenate reductase family protein, translating to MKLYGLKTCDTCRKALKALRDAGHEVEFHDLRADGLPAERIAEFHARFGDILLNRRSTTWRNLSEAEREHDPVDLIVVHPTLMKRPVIDVDGTLHLGWDATTRAELT from the coding sequence ATGAAGCTCTATGGTCTCAAGACATGCGATACGTGCCGCAAGGCATTGAAAGCCCTGCGCGATGCGGGTCACGAGGTGGAGTTCCACGATCTACGGGCCGATGGCCTGCCAGCTGAGCGGATCGCCGAGTTTCACGCGCGATTCGGAGATATCTTGCTCAACCGGCGATCGACGACGTGGCGCAATCTCTCCGAGGCGGAGCGGGAACATGACCCGGTGGATCTTATCGTCGTGCATCCGACGCTGATGAAGCGCCCCGTCATCGATGTGGACGGCACACTCCATCTTGGCTGGGACGCGACGACCCGCGCCGAACTTACCTGA
- a CDS encoding cold-shock protein, with the protein MPTGTVKWFNTTKGYGFIAPDDGGKDIFVHISAVERAGMTGLADNQKVSYELISGRDGRESAGDLQAL; encoded by the coding sequence ATGCCCACCGGCACCGTGAAATGGTTCAACACCACGAAAGGCTACGGCTTCATCGCGCCCGATGACGGCGGCAAGGACATCTTCGTCCACATCTCGGCGGTCGAACGCGCCGGAATGACTGGCCTCGCCGACAACCAGAAGGTGAGTTACGAGCTTATCTCTGGCCGTGACGGTCGCGAATCCGCAGGCGACCTTCAGGCACTGTAA
- a CDS encoding VOC family protein has translation MSTEYLHTMVRAKDLDKTMAFFEMLGLKERRRSESEQGRFTLVFMCPPDQDDGRADVEITYNWDGDDDLPDDSRHFGHLAYRVDDIYEMCTKFQDAGVTINRPPRDGHMAFVRSPDNISVEILQRGDAKEPQEPWASMENTGHW, from the coding sequence ATGAGTACCGAATACCTGCACACGATGGTTCGCGCCAAGGATCTCGACAAAACGATGGCCTTCTTCGAGATGCTTGGGCTCAAGGAACGCCGGCGCAGCGAGTCCGAACAGGGCCGCTTCACGCTGGTCTTCATGTGTCCGCCAGATCAGGATGACGGCCGCGCGGATGTCGAGATTACCTACAACTGGGACGGCGACGACGACCTGCCCGATGACAGCCGCCATTTCGGTCATCTCGCCTATCGCGTCGACGACATCTACGAGATGTGCACGAAGTTCCAGGATGCCGGCGTGACGATCAACCGCCCCCCGCGCGACGGTCACATGGCGTTCGTCCGCTCGCCCGACAACATTTCGGTCGAGATTCTGCAGCGGGGCGACGCGAAGGAGCCGCAGGAGCCGTGGGCCAGCATGGAAAATACCGGTCACTGGTAA
- a CDS encoding DUF1194 domain-containing protein gives MGQHGKYRSLVSLAAALLAPGAVAAECRLALAIAIDISSSVDPTEDELQRHGLASALTSAEVVAAALSVPGAPVAVAIYEWSGRWQQILIADWTLIERAEDLDRVAGVVAGSARSHDDYPTAMGYALGYGEGLLRRAPECLFHTIDVAGDGMNNDGFGPRLTYQNFPFDGITVNGLVIAEDGPEIVEYYDSQVRYGPGSFVEIARGFEDFERAMRRKLEREMSILTIGSAEPAINRYSGSGRSSTVQPDEASR, from the coding sequence GTGGGCCAGCATGGAAAATACCGGTCACTGGTAAGCCTTGCAGCGGCGCTTCTTGCGCCCGGGGCAGTCGCGGCGGAGTGCCGTCTCGCCCTTGCGATCGCAATCGACATCTCGTCCTCCGTCGACCCGACGGAGGACGAGTTGCAACGACATGGTTTGGCAAGCGCACTTACGTCAGCCGAAGTGGTCGCGGCCGCCCTGTCGGTACCGGGCGCGCCGGTCGCCGTTGCAATCTATGAATGGTCAGGGCGCTGGCAGCAGATCCTGATAGCCGATTGGACATTGATCGAACGCGCCGAGGATCTCGACCGGGTTGCGGGGGTCGTGGCCGGATCGGCCAGATCGCACGACGATTACCCCACCGCGATGGGATACGCTCTCGGATACGGTGAGGGATTGCTCCGCCGCGCACCTGAATGCCTCTTCCACACGATCGACGTGGCCGGAGACGGCATGAACAACGATGGGTTCGGCCCGCGTCTGACTTACCAAAATTTCCCCTTCGACGGCATTACCGTGAACGGTCTTGTCATCGCGGAAGACGGACCCGAAATCGTTGAGTACTACGACAGTCAGGTCCGCTACGGGCCGGGATCATTCGTCGAGATCGCACGCGGCTTCGAGGATTTCGAGCGTGCGATGCGCCGCAAGCTCGAACGCGAGATGTCCATTCTGACGATCGGGAGCGCGGAACCCGCGATCAATAGATATAGCGGATCTGGTCGGTCCAGTACCGTTCAACCCGACGAAGCGTCGCGTTGA
- a CDS encoding MarR family winged helix-turn-helix transcriptional regulator, with amino-acid sequence MSVMQRMERGREREFISEYLETLSLVERLHRLLLDVLKDEFERVGVLEINPVQALLLFNVGDNEVTAGELKTRGYYQGSNVSYNLKKLVEMGYMHHQRCEIDRRAVRVKLTSKGRAVHQTVKRLFERHADGIQGRDVLSMDQIDVINATLRRVERYWTDQIRYIY; translated from the coding sequence ATGAGTGTGATGCAACGGATGGAGCGGGGCCGGGAGCGGGAGTTCATCTCAGAATATCTCGAGACGCTTTCCCTGGTCGAACGGCTGCATCGACTCCTGCTCGATGTTCTGAAGGACGAGTTCGAGCGCGTGGGCGTGCTCGAGATCAACCCGGTCCAGGCTCTCTTGCTGTTCAACGTGGGCGATAACGAGGTGACGGCCGGCGAACTCAAGACGCGGGGCTACTACCAGGGATCGAACGTCTCCTACAATCTCAAGAAGCTCGTCGAGATGGGCTACATGCACCACCAGCGCTGCGAGATCGATCGACGCGCCGTTAGGGTCAAGCTCACCTCCAAGGGCCGCGCCGTTCACCAGACCGTCAAACGCCTGTTCGAACGGCATGCCGATGGCATACAGGGACGCGATGTCCTGAGCATGGACCAGATCGACGTGATCAACGCGACGCTTCGTCGGGTTGAACGGTACTGGACCGACCAGATCCGCTATATCTATTGA
- a CDS encoding succinate dehydrogenase assembly factor 2 — translation MTDVEINTLKRLRLRSWRRGMKEMDLILGSYADAHLADLDAGTIELYEEMLTENDQELYRWVSGQAAPPPRFAPLVSEITAHMSDGLNKSRSS, via the coding sequence ATGACGGATGTCGAGATCAACACCCTCAAGCGGCTACGGCTCCGCTCCTGGCGTCGCGGCATGAAGGAGATGGACCTCATTCTCGGGAGCTATGCGGATGCCCATCTCGCAGACCTCGATGCTGGCACCATCGAGCTTTACGAGGAGATGCTGACCGAGAACGACCAAGAGCTTTACCGCTGGGTAAGCGGGCAGGCAGCCCCGCCACCGCGTTTCGCTCCGCTCGTTTCCGAGATCACCGCCCATATGTCCGACGGTTTGAATAAAAGTCGCAGTTCTTGA
- a CDS encoding pyridoxal phosphate-dependent aminotransferase: MQPLSETLDRVKPSATIAVTAKAAELKAAGRDVIGLGAGEPDFDTPDHIKAAAIAAIEAGRTKYTAVDGIAELKRAICDKFRRDNDLDYAPSQISVGTGGKQILYNALMATLNPGDEVVIPAPYWVSYLDMVVLGGGTPVTIECTLDAGFKMTPEQLAAAITPKTKWVIFNSPSNPTGAGYSRDEIAALADVLKAHPQVMIMTDDMYEHLRFGDFVFHTPAQVAPELYDRTLTCNGVSKAYSMTGWRIGYAGGPEWLIKAMGKIQSQSTSNPCSISQWAAVEALSGPQDFLREWCAIFEARRDLVLQGLAEAEGISCPIPDGAFYVYPSIAGIIGRTSAGGAHIANDTDFATALLEEEGVAVVPGVAFGLSPHFRISYATSEEALAEAMKRIVRFCGAMS; encoded by the coding sequence ATGCAACCCCTTTCCGAGACCCTCGACCGTGTAAAGCCGTCGGCCACGATCGCCGTGACCGCGAAGGCGGCCGAACTCAAGGCCGCGGGCCGCGATGTCATCGGCCTCGGCGCAGGCGAGCCCGATTTCGATACGCCCGATCACATCAAGGCGGCGGCGATCGCAGCCATCGAAGCCGGACGGACCAAGTACACCGCAGTGGACGGCATTGCCGAGCTGAAACGCGCCATCTGCGACAAGTTCCGCCGGGACAACGATCTGGACTATGCACCTTCGCAGATCTCGGTCGGAACCGGCGGCAAGCAGATCCTCTACAATGCCCTCATGGCGACACTCAATCCCGGGGACGAGGTCGTGATCCCCGCGCCATATTGGGTCAGCTATCTCGACATGGTGGTCCTGGGGGGCGGCACGCCCGTGACCATCGAATGCACGCTCGACGCGGGTTTCAAGATGACGCCCGAACAGCTTGCCGCGGCGATCACGCCGAAAACGAAGTGGGTGATCTTCAACTCGCCGTCGAACCCCACCGGCGCGGGATATTCGCGTGACGAGATCGCCGCGCTTGCCGACGTGCTGAAGGCCCATCCGCAGGTCATGATCATGACCGACGACATGTACGAGCATCTGCGTTTCGGCGACTTCGTGTTCCACACCCCAGCTCAGGTCGCGCCCGAGCTTTATGACCGGACGCTGACCTGCAACGGCGTCTCGAAAGCCTATTCGATGACCGGCTGGCGCATCGGCTATGCCGGAGGGCCGGAATGGCTGATCAAGGCCATGGGCAAGATCCAGTCGCAGTCGACGTCGAACCCGTGCTCGATCTCGCAATGGGCGGCAGTCGAGGCGCTGAGCGGACCGCAGGACTTCCTGCGCGAATGGTGCGCGATCTTCGAGGCACGGCGCGATCTGGTGCTGCAGGGGTTGGCCGAGGCCGAGGGGATCTCCTGTCCGATCCCGGACGGTGCCTTTTATGTCTATCCGTCCATTGCCGGGATCATCGGCCGGACGAGTGCTGGCGGCGCGCATATCGCGAACGACACGGATTTCGCGACCGCCCTTCTGGAGGAGGAGGGCGTCGCCGTCGTGCCGGGCGTGGCTTTCGGTCTCAGCCCGCATTTCCGGATCAGCTATGCGACCTCCGAAGAAGCGCTTGCCGAAGCGATGAAGCGGATCGTGCGGTTCTGCGGCGCGATGAGCTGA
- a CDS encoding UTP--glucose-1-phosphate uridylyltransferase, producing MSNAAVRTAIFPVAGLGTRFLPATKAVPKELLPVIDTPLIQYAIDEARAAGIERMIFVSHPSKSSIERHVRHDADLGHALRQKGKGKIADKLERDALDDENQEFVFVMQDKPLGLGHAVNCAAKHVLPGAVAVILPDDLILGERGCLSEMVEAYETSKTGHMVATMEVSREAVSSYGVLDAHGSDGKVIYAAGMVEKPAPEKAPSRHAVVGRYILDASIFGDLDALEPGAGGEYQLTDAIAAGIGRLGLAGFKFSGRRFDCGSKQGMLAATLFVARQDPEYAEVLEEFGAVEYGQRVAAE from the coding sequence ATGTCGAATGCCGCCGTCCGCACCGCAATCTTTCCCGTCGCAGGGCTCGGAACGCGTTTTCTCCCCGCTACCAAGGCGGTTCCGAAGGAGCTGCTCCCGGTCATCGACACGCCCTTGATCCAGTACGCGATCGACGAGGCACGTGCGGCCGGGATCGAGCGGATGATCTTCGTCTCGCACCCATCGAAAAGTTCGATCGAGCGGCATGTCCGGCATGATGCCGACCTCGGTCACGCCCTTCGTCAGAAGGGAAAAGGCAAGATCGCGGACAAGCTCGAACGCGACGCCCTCGATGACGAGAACCAAGAATTCGTGTTCGTCATGCAAGACAAGCCTCTCGGGCTCGGTCATGCGGTAAATTGTGCAGCGAAGCATGTCCTTCCCGGTGCCGTCGCGGTCATTCTTCCCGACGACCTGATCCTGGGCGAACGCGGCTGCCTCTCCGAGATGGTCGAAGCCTACGAAACGTCGAAGACGGGCCACATGGTTGCGACAATGGAAGTTTCTCGCGAGGCCGTATCCTCGTATGGTGTGCTCGATGCGCATGGAAGCGACGGCAAGGTCATCTACGCTGCCGGCATGGTCGAGAAACCCGCGCCCGAGAAAGCCCCTTCGCGTCACGCCGTCGTCGGACGTTACATCCTCGACGCGTCCATCTTCGGCGACCTCGATGCTCTCGAGCCGGGGGCCGGGGGCGAGTATCAGCTAACCGACGCGATCGCGGCAGGTATCGGGCGTCTGGGGCTTGCGGGCTTCAAGTTCTCCGGCCGCAGATTCGATTGTGGATCGAAGCAGGGAATGCTGGCTGCGACCCTCTTTGTCGCACGGCAGGACCCGGAATATGCAGAGGTTCTGGAAGAGTTCGGTGCGGTGGAGTATGGCCAGCGCGTAGCGGCCGAGTAA
- a CDS encoding NAD(P)H-dependent glycerol-3-phosphate dehydrogenase: MTISKSDQQMLSSLAKPYDRIAVIGAGSWGTALATVARRAGREVVIWGRDGEVTKAISDRQENPKYLPEIGLPEGIEATTDMAAALRNADAVLVVTPSTTLRQICAQMKPHLGDGVPVALCAKGIEAKTGLLLGEVAAEELPGHPIGALSGPTFAKETVLAHPTAATVAFDFRYSDRLAPHNSPAARLAISMSSESFRPYISDDLVGVEIGGAVKNVIAIACGMMSGAGFAENTRAALITRGMDEMKTLAEVLGGRRETVTGLSGAGDLTLTCSSTTSRNMSLGTQLGQGLRREECFGGENVVVEGEVNSISVVDLAAQIGVTLPICEAVHAILHEGADLTQTFRDLWSRPIEGEPRTLGISLNHPFGESA; encoded by the coding sequence ATGACGATCAGCAAGTCCGACCAGCAGATGTTGTCATCGCTGGCAAAGCCCTACGACCGTATCGCCGTCATCGGCGCAGGATCCTGGGGAACCGCACTTGCGACCGTCGCGCGCCGCGCGGGACGCGAGGTCGTTATTTGGGGCCGCGACGGTGAAGTGACCAAAGCCATCTCTGACCGTCAGGAAAACCCGAAATACCTGCCCGAGATCGGATTGCCCGAGGGGATCGAGGCGACGACCGACATGGCTGCGGCATTGCGGAACGCCGATGCCGTCCTCGTCGTGACGCCCTCGACCACGCTTCGCCAGATCTGCGCGCAGATGAAGCCCCATCTCGGGGACGGCGTGCCCGTCGCGCTCTGCGCCAAGGGTATCGAAGCGAAGACCGGCCTGCTTCTTGGGGAAGTGGCCGCAGAGGAGTTGCCAGGACACCCGATCGGCGCGCTGTCCGGCCCGACCTTTGCAAAGGAGACGGTCCTCGCGCATCCGACGGCGGCCACTGTCGCATTCGATTTCCGCTACTCCGACAGGCTCGCGCCGCATAACAGCCCCGCAGCACGCCTGGCCATTTCGATGAGTTCAGAATCCTTTCGACCCTATATCTCCGACGACCTCGTGGGCGTCGAGATCGGTGGTGCGGTCAAGAACGTCATCGCCATCGCCTGCGGGATGATGTCGGGGGCCGGCTTTGCCGAGAACACGCGCGCGGCCCTCATCACCCGTGGCATGGACGAGATGAAGACATTGGCCGAAGTGCTTGGTGGAAGGCGCGAAACGGTGACCGGCCTGTCCGGCGCGGGGGACCTCACCCTTACCTGCTCCTCCACAACCTCGCGCAACATGAGCCTCGGGACGCAGCTTGGACAGGGTCTCCGCCGCGAGGAGTGCTTTGGTGGCGAGAACGTCGTCGTCGAAGGCGAAGTCAACTCGATCTCGGTGGTGGATCTCGCCGCTCAGATTGGTGTCACCCTCCCGATCTGCGAGGCCGTGCACGCGATCCTTCACGAGGGTGCAGATCTCACTCAAACCTTCCGGGATCTCTGGTCCCGTCCGATCGAGGGCGAGCCGCGCACGCTCGGCATCTCACTCAATCATCCCTTTGGAGAATCCGCATGA
- a CDS encoding HAD-IIB family hydrolase: MTDDTFVPGANMSGRRFVLATDLDGTFLGGSDEDRKRLYDWIEENRSTIGLIFVTGRDPKFIVELCEGGVPWPEYVVGDVGTTIAQVHGKTISPIDSLETEIAETWNDGGEKIREALADAPGLTLQDTDFRYRVSYDLDPDAFDIATNDKVREMGYDPLASDNRFYDVLPRGISKGPSIKRLVSHLGIAPDTVLCAGDTLNDLSMLECGLPAVAVGGAEAALVDRVSTLPHVYVAKGIGAAGILEAVAELDLHDTPEG; encoded by the coding sequence ATGACCGACGACACCTTTGTCCCCGGAGCCAACATGAGCGGTCGCCGCTTCGTTCTGGCAACCGACCTCGATGGGACGTTCCTCGGCGGCAGCGACGAGGATCGCAAACGCCTCTACGACTGGATCGAGGAAAACCGTTCGACCATCGGTCTGATCTTCGTGACGGGCCGCGACCCGAAATTCATCGTGGAACTCTGCGAAGGTGGCGTTCCGTGGCCTGAATACGTGGTAGGCGACGTCGGTACCACGATCGCACAGGTCCACGGCAAGACGATCTCGCCCATCGACTCCCTCGAAACTGAAATCGCCGAGACCTGGAACGACGGTGGTGAGAAAATTCGCGAGGCGCTTGCCGACGCACCGGGTCTGACCCTGCAGGATACCGATTTCCGCTACCGCGTGAGCTACGACCTGGACCCCGATGCGTTCGACATTGCGACGAATGACAAGGTCCGCGAGATGGGGTACGACCCGCTCGCCTCCGACAACCGCTTCTACGACGTGCTCCCGCGGGGTATCAGCAAGGGTCCGTCGATCAAGCGCCTCGTCTCGCACCTCGGGATCGCGCCGGATACGGTCCTTTGCGCGGGCGATACGCTCAACGATCTCTCCATGCTCGAATGCGGCCTTCCGGCCGTTGCCGTTGGCGGAGCCGAGGCCGCGCTTGTTGATCGCGTCTCGACATTGCCGCATGTCTATGTGGCGAAGGGCATCGGCGCGGCTGGCATTCTCGAAGCTGTGGCCGAGCTCGACCTGCACGACACACCCGAAGGATAA
- the ggpS gene encoding glucosylglycerol-phosphate synthase: protein MPSDLVIVYHRQPYEEVEEDGKIVFKENKSPNGIVPTLKGFFGRVDKGAWVAWKLSDTPSDPGFERVVEIEDSYGKYSVSRLPLTEAQVKSFYHVTSKEAFWPILHSFKEKYDYDPVDWPTFREVNWAFAEAAAAEAAEGAVVWVHDYNLWLVPGYLRKLRPDLRISFFHHTPFPSADMFNVLPWRREIIESLLAADVVGFHIPRYAANFVGVAESLFDVETGERKPVNPDFIKEHVALSERRVAQTITFNGHEVHVQASPVGVDLDYIQSKAGTDETTEKARQIREDLGDVAMVLSVGRTDYTKGGSDQLMSFERILDENPELHGKVRLMHVSVSANRNMTVYEGIQNEIEATVGRINGRFGTFDWTPVTLMSRAIPFDELVAYYRAADVAWITPLADGMNLVAKEFAACRSDNRGALVLSEFAGAAVEMGSAILANPFSHKSMDRALLQALHMSEEEQEDRMKHMRQTISKYDIKAWAEDQMAGFTAKDGTI, encoded by the coding sequence ATGCCCTCTGATCTCGTCATCGTTTATCATCGCCAGCCCTACGAGGAGGTGGAGGAAGACGGCAAGATCGTCTTCAAGGAAAACAAAAGCCCGAACGGCATCGTCCCGACGCTCAAGGGGTTTTTTGGTCGCGTCGACAAGGGCGCATGGGTCGCCTGGAAGCTTTCCGATACACCGAGCGACCCCGGCTTCGAGCGCGTGGTCGAGATCGAGGACAGCTACGGCAAATATTCCGTTTCGCGGCTGCCGCTGACCGAGGCGCAGGTCAAATCCTTCTACCATGTAACCTCGAAGGAAGCCTTCTGGCCGATCCTGCACTCCTTCAAGGAAAAGTACGATTACGACCCCGTCGACTGGCCGACTTTCCGTGAGGTGAACTGGGCCTTTGCCGAGGCCGCTGCGGCCGAGGCCGCAGAGGGTGCGGTCGTCTGGGTCCACGATTACAACCTCTGGCTCGTGCCGGGATATCTCCGCAAGCTGCGTCCCGATCTCAGGATCAGCTTCTTCCACCACACGCCCTTCCCTTCGGCCGACATGTTCAACGTGTTGCCGTGGCGGCGCGAGATCATCGAATCGCTTCTGGCGGCCGACGTCGTGGGCTTTCACATCCCACGCTATGCCGCCAATTTCGTGGGCGTGGCCGAAAGCCTCTTCGACGTGGAGACGGGCGAGCGGAAGCCGGTGAACCCCGACTTCATCAAGGAACACGTGGCCTTGTCGGAACGTCGCGTCGCGCAGACGATCACCTTTAACGGTCACGAGGTCCACGTTCAGGCCTCACCCGTCGGCGTTGATCTGGACTACATCCAAAGCAAGGCGGGCACCGACGAGACGACCGAGAAGGCCCGGCAGATCCGCGAGGATCTGGGCGATGTCGCTATGGTCCTGTCCGTCGGGCGCACCGACTACACCAAGGGCGGCAGCGACCAGCTGATGAGCTTCGAGCGGATCCTCGACGAAAATCCGGAGCTTCACGGCAAGGTCCGTCTGATGCACGTCTCCGTTTCGGCCAATCGGAACATGACGGTCTACGAGGGCATCCAGAACGAGATCGAAGCAACGGTCGGGCGCATCAACGGTCGGTTCGGCACGTTCGACTGGACGCCCGTCACGCTGATGAGCCGGGCGATCCCCTTCGACGAACTCGTGGCCTACTACCGGGCCGCGGATGTTGCTTGGATCACGCCGCTCGCCGACGGGATGAACCTCGTCGCGAAGGAATTCGCGGCCTGCCGGTCGGACAATCGCGGTGCGCTGGTCCTGTCGGAATTTGCGGGTGCGGCGGTCGAGATGGGGTCGGCAATCCTCGCCAACCCGTTCTCGCACAAGAGCATGGACCGTGCCCTTTTGCAGGCGTTGCACATGTCAGAGGAGGAGCAGGAGGACCGCATGAAACACATGCGTCAGACGATCTCCAAATACGACATCAAGGCCTGGGCCGAAGACCAGATGGCGGGCTTCACGGCCAAGGACGGCACGATCTGA
- a CDS encoding polysaccharide biosynthesis/export family protein yields MIRRMVTATLAGAVLLTAGCSGLPRGAALQSEIRPSKGETEDYAFYPVTRAFLPTVEQWPAVGALASDGWPRATEGSLGQIIKPGDRVSVVIWDSSENSLLTGLDQRQAPLGEMQVSPDGRVFIPYVGEVRISGMSPQRAREAIESQLTEIAPSSQVQIALSEGTENSVAVAAGVGAPGVFPLRDRSTNVLTLLSQAGGVAPTLRNPRIRLQRGAQNYAIALDRIYENPTANALVQGGDTIIVEEDERYFIALGAAGKEDIIPFRDERVTALEAIAMIGGLTDTRADPQGVLVLREYPRSALAAGLRGPREDRVVFAIDLTSADGLFSAKNFQIMPGDLVLATESPVSSIQVALSLLGGGVGFARQLTN; encoded by the coding sequence GTGATCCGACGGATGGTAACCGCAACCCTTGCAGGGGCCGTTCTGCTCACAGCCGGCTGTTCGGGTCTGCCCCGGGGCGCGGCCCTTCAATCCGAGATTCGCCCCTCGAAGGGCGAGACTGAGGATTATGCCTTCTATCCCGTGACCCGCGCCTTTCTCCCGACGGTCGAACAATGGCCGGCCGTCGGAGCGCTTGCGAGCGACGGGTGGCCGCGCGCGACCGAAGGATCGCTTGGCCAGATCATCAAGCCTGGCGATCGTGTTTCCGTCGTCATCTGGGACAGTTCCGAGAACTCCCTGCTGACGGGGCTCGATCAGCGTCAGGCCCCTCTCGGAGAGATGCAGGTGAGCCCGGATGGCCGCGTCTTCATCCCGTATGTGGGTGAGGTGCGGATCTCGGGGATGAGCCCGCAACGCGCCCGTGAGGCGATCGAGTCCCAGTTGACCGAGATCGCGCCGTCCTCGCAGGTGCAGATCGCATTGAGCGAGGGGACAGAGAATTCGGTGGCCGTCGCCGCGGGTGTCGGCGCGCCGGGCGTTTTTCCGCTGCGTGACCGGTCGACGAATGTCCTGACGCTGCTCAGCCAGGCGGGCGGCGTCGCTCCGACATTGCGCAATCCGCGCATCCGCCTGCAGCGTGGCGCACAGAATTACGCGATCGCGCTCGACCGGATCTACGAGAACCCGACGGCGAACGCGCTTGTGCAGGGTGGCGATACGATCATCGTCGAAGAGGACGAACGCTATTTCATCGCGCTCGGTGCGGCAGGCAAGGAAGACATCATCCCGTTCAGGGACGAGCGGGTCACGGCACTCGAAGCGATTGCGATGATCGGCGGGCTGACGGATACCCGTGCGGACCCTCAAGGCGTGCTGGTGCTCCGGGAATATCCCCGCTCGGCCCTTGCCGCTGGACTGCGCGGACCGCGCGAAGATCGTGTGGTCTTCGCAATCGATCTGACAAGCGCGGACGGCCTCTTCAGCGCGAAGAACTTCCAGATCATGCCGGGCGATCTCGTTCTCGCGACCGAATCGCCCGTCAGCTCTATCCAGGTGGCGCTGTCGCTTCTCGGTGGCGGCGTGGGCTTCGCCCGTCAGCTCACGAACTGA
- a CDS encoding NAD-dependent epimerase/dehydratase family protein codes for MDGFRAEKPAIIIGAGGSVGRRIRRAWRATGHSHMTVGRGVDADLRWDLTGPPPPFDAARGAGIVVLAGVTPASGGDLADNLRLARAGIEAARAWGAAHVFVASSSAVYGPTPPIPVDEDAPLNASSPYAAAKIEVECETVAKDVTALRIANVAGASQPFLAIRAGGHAKLDRFADADAPMRSFIGPVSLASCFARLCDLAASGRDFPPVLNIASARPIRMIDIFAAAGVTPDRPAASKDAIAHANLATKRLAELWDVPDHDAEALWDEVRATDEGAYP; via the coding sequence ATGGACGGATTCCGAGCGGAAAAACCCGCCATCATCATCGGCGCGGGCGGATCCGTAGGCAGACGCATCCGCCGTGCCTGGCGGGCGACGGGCCATTCCCATATGACCGTGGGGCGCGGTGTGGATGCCGATCTGCGCTGGGACCTGACAGGTCCACCTCCTCCGTTCGATGCTGCACGCGGTGCGGGGATCGTCGTGCTGGCGGGGGTGACGCCTGCAAGCGGCGGGGATCTCGCGGACAACCTCCGCCTTGCGCGGGCTGGGATCGAGGCCGCGCGCGCCTGGGGCGCTGCGCATGTCTTTGTCGCCTCGTCCTCCGCCGTCTACGGGCCGACGCCGCCCATTCCCGTGGACGAGGACGCCCCCCTTAACGCGTCCAGCCCCTACGCCGCCGCAAAGATCGAAGTGGAGTGCGAGACGGTCGCAAAGGATGTGACCGCCCTCCGGATCGCCAACGTGGCTGGGGCTTCGCAGCCGTTCCTTGCCATCCGTGCAGGCGGACATGCGAAGCTCGACCGGTTCGCGGATGCGGATGCCCCCATGCGCAGCTTCATCGGACCCGTATCGCTCGCCTCCTGCTTCGCACGGCTCTGCGATCTCGCCGCGTCGGGCCGGGACTTTCCGCCTGTATTAAACATCGCCTCCGCGCGCCCGATCAGGATGATCGACATCTTCGCTGCGGCAGGAGTGACACCCGACCGTCCCGCGGCATCCAAAGATGCGATTGCCCATGCCAATCTCGCCACAAAGCGTCTTGCGGAACTCTGGGACGTTCCCGACCATGATGCGGAGGCACTCTGGGACGAGGTTCGCGCGACCGACGAAGGGGCTTATCCATGA